From the bacterium genome, one window contains:
- a CDS encoding cytochrome P450, protein MSLPLDADAALPPTAAAAVPRASRWELARALLGGRSERIDMLSRLRRMHERYGPVVLLDLGLIQYVNLFGPDANRFVLLDKERLFSARRPWMQIMGRIFPNGLLLRDGDEHKQHRKIMREAFTRPALRQYGERMNPLIGEGLARWAGGPRPFPAFRAYKELTLDIAARIFVGVELGPETTAMNGVFEDLVAASMSKLRLRIPGLEFYRGLVGRERLVRYFSGLLAARRAGHGGDMFSRLVRARSEDGAALSDADIVDHMIFLMMAAHDTTTSTLTSLTYELATHPQWQERIREESRALGRAELAYEDLDRLEAMTWAIKETMRRYPPLPVIPRVATRAFDWAGYRIPANAMVVISPIHTHHMAEWWSEPTRFDPERFAPDRAEDQRHTHAWVPFGGGPHLCLGMHFADLQIKSILHQLVLRYRWSVPAGYTMPVQQAPISKPLDGLPIDLRPL, encoded by the coding sequence ATGTCCCTGCCGCTCGACGCCGACGCCGCCCTCCCCCCGACCGCCGCCGCGGCGGTGCCGCGCGCCTCCCGCTGGGAGCTGGCGCGCGCCCTGCTCGGCGGGCGCAGCGAGCGCATCGACATGCTGTCGCGGCTGCGCCGGATGCACGAGCGCTACGGGCCGGTGGTGCTGCTCGACCTCGGCCTGATCCAGTACGTCAATCTCTTCGGCCCCGACGCCAATCGCTTCGTGCTCCTCGACAAGGAGCGCCTCTTCTCCGCCCGCCGGCCGTGGATGCAGATCATGGGCCGCATCTTCCCCAACGGCCTGCTGCTGCGCGACGGCGATGAGCACAAGCAGCACCGCAAGATCATGCGCGAGGCCTTCACCCGGCCGGCGTTGCGGCAGTACGGCGAGCGCATGAACCCGCTGATCGGCGAGGGGCTGGCGCGGTGGGCCGGCGGGCCGCGGCCCTTCCCCGCCTTCCGCGCCTACAAGGAGCTGACGCTCGACATCGCGGCGCGCATCTTCGTCGGCGTCGAGCTGGGCCCGGAGACGACGGCGATGAACGGCGTCTTCGAGGATCTCGTCGCCGCGTCGATGTCGAAGCTGCGGCTGCGCATCCCCGGCCTCGAGTTCTACCGCGGCCTGGTCGGACGCGAACGGCTGGTGCGCTACTTCTCCGGCCTGCTCGCCGCCCGGCGCGCCGGCCACGGCGGCGACATGTTCAGCCGCCTGGTGCGGGCGCGCAGCGAGGACGGCGCGGCGCTCTCCGACGCCGACATCGTCGACCACATGATCTTCCTCATGATGGCCGCGCACGACACCACCACCAGCACCCTGACCTCGCTGACCTACGAGCTGGCGACGCACCCGCAGTGGCAGGAGCGCATCCGCGAGGAGAGCCGCGCCCTCGGCCGCGCCGAGCTCGCCTACGAGGATCTCGACCGGCTCGAGGCGATGACCTGGGCGATCAAGGAGACGATGCGCCGCTATCCGCCGCTGCCGGTGATCCCGCGCGTCGCCACCCGCGCCTTCGACTGGGCCGGCTACCGCATCCCGGCCAACGCGATGGTGGTGATCTCGCCGATCCACACCCACCACATGGCCGAATGGTGGAGCGAGCCGACGCGCTTCGACCCCGAACGCTTCGCGCCGGACCGCGCCGAGGACCAGCGCCACACCCATGCCTGGGTCCCGTTCGGCGGCGGGCCGCACCTCTGCCTCGGCATGCACTTCGCCGACCTGCAGATCAAATCGATCCTGCACCAACTGGTGCTGCGCTACCGCTGGTCGGTCCCCGCCGGCTACACCATGCCGGTGCAGCAGGCGCCGATCTCCAAGCCGCTCGACGGCCTGCCGATCGACCTGCGGCCGCTGTGA
- a CDS encoding glycosyltransferase, with translation MIDVSICVATFRRPAGLLRLLRSLGRLDPASPRHEIIVADNDAAGSGETAVRQARAEGIAVEYRVEPRRGIAQARNCSVAPARGTWVAFIDDDEEADPRWLIDLLEAVERHGADGGVGPVLPRFHDATPRWMIEGGFFDRPRRPTGTVLQRGGFRTGNALLRRERLMALPGPFDERFALSGGEDTDLFVRLCAAGVRIVAVDTALVWEHLPPNRTTVGWYLRRRFLVGMSSARYYAADTPDLRPSEQLLRSLATGLAWGMSGLVVFPASRANGLTRLANAARYLGHFAFYSGYSYHPYAHDSWR, from the coding sequence ATGATCGACGTCAGCATCTGCGTCGCCACCTTCCGCCGGCCCGCGGGCCTGCTGCGGCTCCTGCGCTCGCTCGGGCGGCTCGACCCGGCCTCGCCGCGCCATGAGATCATCGTCGCCGACAACGACGCCGCCGGCAGCGGCGAGACCGCCGTCCGCCAGGCGCGCGCCGAGGGCATCGCCGTCGAGTACCGCGTCGAGCCGCGGCGCGGCATCGCCCAGGCGCGCAACTGCTCGGTGGCGCCGGCGCGCGGCACGTGGGTGGCGTTCATCGACGACGACGAGGAGGCCGATCCGCGCTGGCTGATCGACCTCCTGGAGGCGGTGGAGCGCCACGGCGCCGACGGCGGCGTCGGTCCGGTGCTGCCGCGCTTCCACGACGCGACGCCGCGCTGGATGATCGAGGGCGGCTTCTTCGACCGCCCCCGCCGGCCGACCGGCACGGTGCTCCAACGCGGCGGCTTCCGCACCGGCAACGCGCTCCTGCGGCGCGAGCGCCTGATGGCGCTTCCCGGCCCGTTCGACGAGCGCTTCGCGCTCAGCGGCGGCGAGGATACCGACCTCTTCGTTCGCCTGTGCGCCGCCGGCGTCCGCATCGTCGCCGTCGACACCGCCCTGGTCTGGGAGCATCTGCCGCCGAATCGCACCACCGTCGGCTGGTACCTGCGCCGCCGCTTCCTGGTCGGCATGAGCTCGGCGCGCTATTACGCCGCCGACACGCCGGACCTCCGCCCGAGCGAGCAACTCCTGCGCTCGCTGGCGACCGGGCTCGCCTGGGGGATGAGCGGCCTGGTGGTGTTCCCCGCCTCGCGCGCCAATGGGCTGACCCGGCTGGCGAACGCCGCCCGCTACCTCGGCCACTTCGCCTTCTACAGCGGCTACTCGTACCATCCCTACGCGCACGACTCGTGGCGCTGA